Proteins from one Fragaria vesca subsp. vesca linkage group LG6, FraVesHawaii_1.0, whole genome shotgun sequence genomic window:
- the LOC101311687 gene encoding aspartate aminotransferase, mitochondrial-like, with amino-acid sequence MALSSKLFRRSSSSTTALAARSMSWWRTVQPAPKDPILGVTEAFLADPSPHKVNVGVGAYRDDNGKPVVLECVREAERRIAGNLNMEYLPMGGSVKMVEETLKLAYGETSECLKDKRIAAVQSLSGTGACRLFADFQKRFRPDSHIYIPVPTWSNHHNIWRDAQVPERTYHYYHPETKGLDFAGLIDDIKNAPSGSFFLLHACAHNPTGVDPSEEQWKEISYQMKGKGHFPFFDMAYQGFASGDPENDAKAIRIFLEDGHLIGISQSYAKNMGLYGQRVGCLSLLCEDEKQAVAVKSQLQQLARPMYSNPPVHGPLIVSTILGDPDLKNLWLREVEGMADRIIGMRTALRENLEKLGSPLSWEHITNQIGMFCYSGMTPEQVDRLTNEFHIYMTRNGRISMAGITTGNVGYLANAIHEVTKSA; translated from the exons ATGGCGCTCTCCTCCAAGCTTTTTCGACGGAGCTCCTCCTCCACCACAGCCTTGGCCGCGCGATCCATGTCCTGGTGGCGGACTGTCCAACCAGCTCCCAAAGACCCCATCCTCGGCGTCACCGAAGCCTTTCTCGCCGATCCCTCTCCTCACAAAGTCAATGTCGGAGTC GGTGCCTACCGTGACGACAATGGGAAGCCGGTTGTTCTGGAATGCGTTAGAGAAGCAGAGCGCAGAATTGCCGGAAATTTGAACAT GGAATATCTTCCTATGGGGGGCAGTGTGAAGATGGTGGAAGAAACATTGAAGTTGGCTTATGGAGAGACTTCTGAATGCCTCAAAGATAAAAGGATAGCAGCAGTGCAATCTCTCTCTGGGACCGGTGCATGTCGTCTTTTTGCAGACTTTCAGAAACGTTTTCGTCCAGATTCTCATATCTATATTCCAGTGCCAACATGGTCCAA CCACCATAACATCTGGAGAGATGCCCAGGTCCCAGAAAGGACTTATCATTACTATCATCCAGAGACTAAGGGATTGGACTTTGCAGGACTGATTGATGACATAAAG AATGCTCCAAGTGGCTCATTCTTTCTTCTTCATGCATGTGCTCACAATCCCACTGGAGTTGATCCTTCAGAGGAACAATGGAAAGAGATCTCATACCAAATGAAG GGTAAAGGTCATTTTCCCTTCTTTGACATGGCATATCAAGGGTTTGCTAGTGGTGACCCAGAGAATGATGCAAAAGCCATCAGGATTTTTCTCGAGGATGGTCATCTAATTGGAATTTCTCAATCTTATGCAAAAAATATGGGACTCTATGGCCAGAGAGTTGGATGCCTTAG CTTGCTTTGTGAGGATGAAAAACAAGCTGTGGCTGTAAAAAGTCAGTTGCAGCAGCTTGCCAGACCCATGTATAGTAATCCACCTGTTCATGGACCCCTTATAGTGTCAACTATTCTTGGTGATCCAGACTTGAAGAATTTGTGGCTCCGAGAAGTTGAG GGCATGGCAGATCGCATTATCGGAATGCGAACTGCTCTACGAGAAAATCTTGAGAAATTGGGATCACCCTTATCTTGGGAGCACATAACAAATCAG ATTGGCATGTTTTGCTATAGTGGAATGACACCTGAACAGGTTGATCGTTTGACAAACGAATTTCATATTTATATGACTCGCAATGGTCGAATAAG TATGGCGGGTATTACTACGGGCAATGTTGGATATCTGGCAAATGCTATACATGAAGTAACAAAATCTGCATAG
- the LOC101311979 gene encoding T-complex protein 1 subunit theta-like translates to MSQYGIQSMLKEGHKHLSGLDEAVVKNIEACIQLSTIIRTSLGPNGMNKMVINHLDKLFVTNDGATIVNELEVQHPAAKLLVLAGKAQQEEIGDGANLTISFAGELLSHAGELIRMGLHPSEIISGYTKSIKKVIEILDELVEEGSETMDVRNKEEVVKRMKAPVASKQFGQEDILSSLVADACIQVCPKNPANFNVDNVRVAKFLGGGLHNCTVVRGMALKSDAVGSIKKMQKAKVAVFAGGVDTSATETKGTVLIHNAEQLENYAKTEEAKVEELIKAVADSGAKVIVSGAAVGEMALHFCERYKLMVLKISSKFELRRFCRTVGAVAMLKLCQPNPDDLGYVDSISVEEIAGVRVTIVKNEEGGNSVSTVLLRASTDSILDDLERAVDDGVNTYKAMCRDSRIVPGAAATEIELARRVKEFSFKETGLDQYAIAKFAQSFEMVPKTLAENAGLNSMEIISSLYAEHAAGKTKVGIDLEGGVCKDVSILQVWDLHVTKLFALKYAADAACTVLRVDQIIMAKPAGGPRRGDQPAGMDED, encoded by the exons ATGTCGCAGTACGGAATACAATCAATGCTGAAGGAGGGGCACAAGCACCTCTCCGGCTTGGACGAAGCCGTCGTCAAGAACATCGAGGCCTGCATCCAACTCTCCACCATCATTCGCACCTCTCTCGGTCCCAACG GCATGAACAAGATGGTAATCAATCACTTGGACAAGCTCTTTGTCACGAACGACGGTGCCACGATTGTGAATGAGCTCGAGGTTCAGCACCCTGCCGCCAAGCTTTTGGTTTTGGCTGGGAAGGCTCAGCAGGAGGAGATTGGCGACGGTGCTAATCTCACCATTTCGTTCGCCGGCGAGCTGCTTTCGCATGCCGGGGAGCTTATCAGGATGGGTTTACATCCTAGTGAGATCATTAGTGGATACACCAAATCGATTAAGAAG GTGATTGAAATCTTAGACGAACTGGTTGAGGAAGGTTCTGAGACTATGGATGTGCGTAATAAAGAAGAAGTGGTTAAGAGAATGAAGGCACCTGTTGCCAGCAAGCAGTTTGGACAGGAGGATATTTTATCCTCACTTGTTGCCGAT GCATGTATACAAGTATGCCCTAAGAACCCAGCAAACTTTAATGTGGATAATGTACGTGTGGCAAAGTTCTTGGGAGGGGGTTTGCATAACTGTACTGTAGTTCGAGGTATGGCGTTAAAGAGTGATGCTGTTGGCAGCATAAAGAAAATGCAGAAGGCCAAG GTTGCTGTGTTTGCTGGTGGTGTTGATACCTCTGCAACTGAGACCAAAGGAACTGTTCTAATTCATAATGCTGAGCAG CTTGAAAATTATGCAAAAACAGAAGAAGCTAAAGTTGAGGAGCTCATCAAAGCAGTCGCAGATTCAGGTGCCAAAGTAATTGTCAGTGGAGCAGCAGTTGGAGAGATGGCATTACATTTCTGTGAGCGGTACAA GCTTATGGTGCTGAAAATTAGTTCAAAGTTTGAATTGAGACGATTTTGCCGTACAGTTGGTGCTGTTGCTATG TTGAAGCTTTGCCAGCCTAACCCAGATGATCTCGGATATGTCGACTCAATCTCGGTTGAGGAAATTGCTGGTGTTCGG GTTACTATTGTGAAGAATGAAGAAGGTGGTAACTCTGTATCTACTGTGCTTCTAAGAGCTAGTACTGATAGTATATTAGATGACCTTGAAAGAGCAGTTGATGATGGGGTGAACACTTACAAG GCTATGTGCAGGGATAGCCGTATTGTTCCTGGAGCTGCAGCTACTGAAATTGAGTTAGCCAGGAGAGTCAAGGAGTTTTCTTTCAAAGAAACAGG ATTGGATCAGTATGCTATAGCAAAATTTGCCCAAAGTTTTGAGATGGTGCCAAAAACTCTTGCTGAAAATGCGGGGCTTAATTCAATGGAGATAATATCTTCCCTATATGCTGAACATGCAGCTGGGAAAACCAAAGTTGGCATTGACTTGGAGGGAGGCGTTTGCAAAGATGTATCAATTTTACAAGTTTGGGACCTTCATGTTACCAA GTTGTTTGCTCTCAAATATGCTGCAGATGCTGCCTGCACTGTACTACGAGTAGATCAA ATTATAATGGCAAAACCAGCAGGTGGCCCAAGGAGGGGGGATCAGCCTGCAGGCATGGATGAGGACTAA
- the LOC101311393 gene encoding shaggy-related protein kinase zeta-like produces the protein MGSLGLGPKHHHQAEAQPQRQADLNEPLNHVPRRPSDMDSHKEMSAPVIEGNDAVTGHIISTTIGGKNGEPKRTISYMAERAVGTGSFGIVFQAKCLETGETVAIKKVLQDRRYKNRELQLMRLMDHPNVVSLKHCFFSTTTKDELFLNLVMEYVPETMYRVLKHYSSMNQRMPLIYVKLYTYQIFRGLAYIHAVPGVCHRDVKPQNLLVDPLTHQVKICDFGSAKVLVKGEANISYICSRYYRAPELIFGATEYTTSIDIWSAGCVLAELLLGQPLFPGENAVDQLVEIIKVLGTPTREEIRCMNPNYTDFRFPQIKAHPWHKVFHKRMPPEAIDLASRLLQYSPSLRCTALEACTHPFFDELREPNARLPNGRPLPPLFNFKQELNGASPELISRLIPEHMRQQIGLGFPHPAGT, from the exons GAAATGTCGGCTCCTGTTATTGAGGGAAATGATGCAGTCACTGGTCACATCATTTCCACAACCATTGGTGGGAAAAATGGTGAACCCAAACGG ACGATAAGTTATATGGCAGAGCGTGCTGTAGGTACTGGATCATTTGGAATTGTATTTCAG GCTAAGTGCTTGGAAACTGGAGAAACGGTGGCCATAAAGAAGGTGTTGCAGGACAGGAGGTATAAAAATCGAGAGTTGCAGCTGATGCGTTTAATGGATCACCCAAATGTTGTTTCCCTAAAGCATTGTTTCTTCTCTACAACGACTAAAGATGAGCTTTTCCTGAATTTGGTCATGGAATATGTACCCGAGACTATGTACAGAGTACTGAAGCACTATAGTTCTATGAACCAGAGGATGCCACTCATCTATGTGAAACTTTATACATATCAA ATTTTTAGGGGCCTTGCTTACATCCACGCTGTTCCTGGGGTATGCCATAGAGATGTGAAACCTCAAAATCTTTTG GTTGATCCCCTCACCCACCAGGTTAAGATTTGTGATTTTGGAAGTGCAAAAGTATTG GTCAAGGGTGAAGCAAACATTTCCTACATATGTTCTCGCTACTATCGAGCTCCTGAGCTCATCTTTGGTGCAACGGAGTATACAACATCCATTGATATCTGGTCAGCTGGTTGTGTTCTTGCTGAGCTCCTTCTAGGCCAG CCGTTGTTTCCAGGAGAGAATGCAGTGGATCAACTTGTAGAGATTATCAAG GTTCTTGGTACTCCAACCAGAGAAGAAATTAGATGCATGAATCCAAACTATACCGATTTTAGGTTCCCTCAGATCAAAGCTCATCCTTGGCATAAG GTTTTCCACAAACGAATGCCTCCAGAAGCAATTGACCTTGCTTCACGGCTCCTTCAGTATTCACCAAGTCTACGCTGCACGGCG CTTGAAGCATGCACACATCCGTTTTTTGACGAACTTCGTGAGCCTAATGCACGTCTTCCAAATGGCCGCCCTTTGCCGCCTCTTTTCAACTTCAAACAAGAA TTAAATGGAGCATCACCTGAACTGATCAGCAGGCTCATACCAGAGCATATGCGACAGCAGATTGGTCTTGGATTCCCTCACCCAGCAGGTACTTAA